The sequence TAGGgcataatacaacccaaaagaaagaaaaggaagaactgaactgaattacaaaataaaattctaaacaactaaaccagtgtgatagtagttagccgagtcgaggaggcctcttcccgcaagacgagatacgccccggtaatGCTCTCGGTTTGgagtgtcgtccccaaaggtaaaacggctacgtctcttctgatgcagcaccgcaatcaacagagctccgacgaactggatggaggagagggcagagcttcgacagaaggacaatgcagagagggagagctTATGATGCTAAATGCTTGTGTATGATGTAGTGCAGATGCATggagtggctagcctatttatggGCTCAGTCCACTGGTCgaggtcaacagccatgatggctgtcatcattgcagattcgtaaccgtcgtcggttacaggcgtgtggcaggaTGTGCCATTCACGTGTGGAgcatgtggatttctcacgtggcagccgtgactgtgcctcgcttgacgacgtgtcaagccacttggattgctgactcggcggtggtccaaaaagaatagtttgggccaagcaccaagcccaaagaccaattgccaagatccaagatcgagatcgagatcgggccagcggcccgcgcccgcgggctcgggcgggcgggcggcggcggcgcgcgcgtgtgggctttttcacccatcttaatccactataattattaagtaacataaagtcacttaatttaaacacattaaaagatgtgttacttctccaatgttggataattaacacttagttaattattccctaagctcatacttaaagctttaattaaaagctaattatgcccaactttaatccactatttctcactcaccggaaatcggattagagaaagtgaatatactacatttatctacgtaaaatgtagatcgacgctatatcatttaatttcacaaaattaaatttctcgtcacatttattgtttggtcaaaatccattgaccgagcatatttaatccatgatttttacaagtACAACCGAACTGCGTCtctaaaaatatttgaaattctCGGATTCCTGTCTGGTCTTTTTACATGGATGTCTTTTAGTgacaaaacaaaaatgaaaaactgaAAAGTGTAAGTAAAGCATATGTAATGGAATCACGTCTATCAAATATTAAATGTAGCTAAACTAAAATCTACATGTAGTGAGAGCTTAGTCATGATCACAAAACCTCGCTCTTTGCTAAATTAATTTATTGGGTCATGGAATTAGTTGCTTTTCTAACTGAGTATTTGATTGAATGCAGTAGGATCTGGAGGAGTAGGGACTTGGATTGATCCAAGATATTTCCGTCGGCCTGCAACGCAATTTATAGATCTGGAGGATCTGTAATAAGCGTACAAATGCAGTAGGATCTAGAGGATTAGCGTACAAATGCAGTAGGATCTGGAGGAGTAGGGACTTGGATTGATCCTTGAAGCATATGCATTACTATATTCATGTGAGGCCTCAGTGTTGGATCTTCTTGAATGCACCATATTGCCGTCTTCACATATATCTCCAACGTTTTCATGTCGCTCCTCGCCTCCTCATCGCCCGCCACCAGCAAATCCAAAGCCCCTTGCTGGTAACAATCATAAGCCCAGTCAGCAAGAACTGCTTCTCCCTCATCTTCCACATCCTCTTCATAACTCCTTCTGCAGCACATCAGCTCAAGCAGCATGATCCCGAAGCTGTAAACATCCACTTTAACTGTTATCGGCATGTTCCTGAACCATTCTGGAGCAACATAACCTTTAGTCCCCCTTATTCCAGTGGTGGTTCTTGTCTGATCAGCTTTGAGAAGCTTGGCTAGCCCAAAATCTGCTATTTTTGGGGCGAAGGACTCATCAAGAAGCACGTTCTGAGGCTTGATGTCGCAGTGTATGATGGGCACGCTGCAGTCTTCGTGCAGATAGCAAATCCCTCTTGCTATAGCAAATGCAATCTCAACTCTTTTGTACCAGCTAGGCCTTTCTGATTTTTGAAAGAGGAAAGTGGCTAGAGAGCTATTAGTCATGAACTCGTACACCAAAATTCGGTTCTGGCCTTCATCGCAATACCCTAGCAGCTGCACAAGGTGCTTATGGTTGGTTCTGCTAATTGAGCTTACTTCGGCTTTGAACTCATCATCCGCTTGTTCAAAGATCTTGTGCAGCTTCTTGACGGCAACAACTTTTCCATCATCTTTTAGAGTACCTTTGTAGACTATGGAGCAAGCACCCCTCCCTAATTCTTCATTGAATCCGTTGGTAGCTTCTTCTACTTCTTTGAAGCTGAAGCTACTTATTGTGCTCACTCCAGCTGGTCGCCTACGGCTATTTTGAACCATCATTGATTTTGTACGATTCAAACAGAATACAAAACAGAAACTCGAAACAAGAAACAATAACACCGAACAGCCTAACAAGGCCGACAATGTTACAGTGGTGGAGCTACTCTTACTGCTCTCTCGGCCGGGGGCAGGGGTGTCGGGATTAGACGTCAAAGTGTTGTTCATCCTGACCTTTATCAAGGCCATTCCGCCCTCCTCCCTCCCATTGGAGAATGGGTGAGGCTTCATAAAACAAACTCTATTAGAAAATATTACAAGAGCACAGAGACAATCGGAAAGGCATGCTTGGCGGCACCATGCCTCTTCGACGTCCCTGAAAATCGCATAATCCTTGAAA comes from Salvia splendens isolate huo1 unplaced genomic scaffold, SspV2 ctg511, whole genome shotgun sequence and encodes:
- the LOC121790423 gene encoding G-type lectin S-receptor-like serine/threonine-protein kinase LECRK3; the encoded protein is MASCRFLLLVIIIIIIIITTIVKGQDSSNRNVTLRSSIVANANSNSTWNSPSGEFAFGLQEVSPGAFLLAIWFNQLTDKTLVWSANRDEPVPTGSTVQLSAEGTLELIDPTRRRVWASQTRPGMVAYAAMLDTGNLVLASNTSAILWQSFDSPTNTLLPTQVLNRQSVLYSSFSATNFSRGKFKFTLQADGNLVLVTRSYPSDENVNAYWSSVTRDTGFQLIFNDSGVINLIRQNGTILRPLFDSGSLAGQFYQRLVLEHDGVLRHYVYPQSPDSSPGWSVRDFEPSNICQAVREDDMGGGPCGFNSYCSITAEGRSTCSCPSGYYPKGGFSGCAPEFVQHRCDRQQAQDAQSFTFNEMSGVNWPFKDYAIFRDVEEAWCRQACLSDCLCALVIFSNRVCFMKPHPFSNGREEGGMALIKVRMNNTLTSNPDTPAPGRESSKSSSTTVTLSALLGCSVLLFLVSSFCFVFCLNRTKSMMVQNSRRRPAGVSTISSFSFKEVEEATNGFNEELGRGACSIVYKGTLKDDGKVVAVKKLHKIFEQADDEFKAEVSSISRTNHKHLVQLLGYCDEGQNRILVYEFMTNSSLATFLFQKSERPSWYKRVEIAFAIARGICYLHEDCSVPIIHCDIKPQNVLLDESFAPKIADFGLAKLLKADQTRTTTGIRGTKGYVAPEWFRNMPITVKVDVYSFGIMLLELMCCRRSYEEDVEDEGEAVLADWAYDCYQQGALDLLVAGDEEARSDMKTLEIYVKTAIWCIQEDPTLRPHMNIVMHMLQGSIQVPTPPDPTAFVR